In one window of Cupriavidus necator N-1 DNA:
- a CDS encoding YicC/YloC family endoribonuclease, with protein sequence MIHSMTGYGLATRQAPLTNAQGEPSGRSASVSVEFRTVNSRFLDLLFRAPEECRAFEPALREMLMAELSRGKLECRINLQRTDAGGATLALNEGLLAQIRALETTVAATFASAGTLRMGEILRWPGVLVEPELSQEALREAVLGAAREALDQLLEARRREGDALKATLMERIDAMLAIVERLTPTIPQLIAHHQDKLTERLQEAFNLAAPAGMPSMSRDEIAERIRQEATVYGIRIDIAEELSRLQAHLNETRHILKKGGQAGKRLDFMMQELNREANTLGSKAAAKELADASMELKLLIEQMREQVQNLE encoded by the coding sequence ATGATCCACAGCATGACAGGCTATGGCCTGGCGACGCGCCAGGCGCCATTGACCAACGCGCAAGGCGAGCCCAGCGGGCGCTCCGCGTCCGTTTCGGTGGAATTCCGCACTGTCAATTCGCGTTTCCTCGACCTGTTGTTCCGGGCCCCGGAAGAGTGCCGCGCCTTCGAGCCGGCCCTGCGCGAGATGCTGATGGCCGAGCTGTCGCGAGGCAAGCTGGAGTGCCGCATCAACCTGCAGCGCACCGACGCCGGCGGCGCCACCCTGGCCCTCAATGAAGGGCTGCTGGCGCAGATCCGCGCGCTGGAAACCACCGTCGCCGCCACCTTCGCCAGTGCCGGCACCCTGCGCATGGGCGAGATCCTGCGCTGGCCGGGCGTGCTGGTCGAGCCGGAACTGTCGCAGGAGGCACTGCGCGAGGCGGTGCTGGGCGCCGCGCGCGAGGCGCTGGACCAGCTGCTGGAAGCCCGCCGCCGCGAAGGCGACGCGCTCAAGGCGACGCTGATGGAGCGCATCGACGCCATGCTGGCGATCGTCGAGCGCCTGACGCCGACCATCCCGCAGCTGATCGCCCATCACCAGGACAAGCTGACCGAGCGCCTCCAGGAGGCCTTCAACCTGGCCGCGCCTGCCGGCATGCCGTCGATGAGCCGCGACGAGATCGCCGAGCGCATCCGCCAGGAAGCCACCGTCTACGGCATCCGCATCGACATCGCCGAAGAGCTGTCGCGGCTGCAGGCGCACCTGAACGAGACCCGGCATATCCTGAAGAAGGGCGGCCAGGCCGGCAAGCGCCTGGACTTCATGATGCAGGAGCTCAACCGCGAGGCCAACACGCTTGGCTCCAAGGCCGCCGCCAAGGAACTGGCCGACGCCTCGATGGAGCTCAAGCTGCTGATCGAACAGATGCGCGAGCAGGTCCAGAATCTCGAATAA
- a CDS encoding PP2C family protein-serine/threonine phosphatase: MRFSVYQESRKGGRRVNQDRMGYCFTRDALLMVLADGLGGHAHGEVAAQQALQTLARQFQVQARPTVRNPAEFLQDTIMLAHREIHRYAEANQMADVPRTTVVCCLVQQGQIYWAHAGDSRYYLLRKGRLLTRTRDHSKIENLLQQERVLPMHVANHPERNKLYNCLGSPNLPLIDLGGPVRLEPGDVALLCSDGLWGALEEPALVDKLSRLSVVQAVPALIEQALQNAGEGADNTTGIAMMWELDSNAAGQDSVMTDTLPLNAFTTSILERTGTDSDLLSEEEIERSIAEIRAAIDKTSNLMR, from the coding sequence ATGCGATTCTCTGTCTACCAGGAAAGCAGGAAAGGCGGCCGCCGCGTCAACCAGGACCGCATGGGCTATTGCTTCACGCGCGACGCGCTGCTGATGGTGCTGGCCGACGGCCTGGGCGGCCATGCGCACGGCGAAGTCGCCGCGCAGCAGGCGCTGCAGACGCTGGCGCGCCAGTTCCAGGTGCAGGCGCGGCCCACGGTGCGCAACCCGGCCGAGTTCCTGCAGGACACCATCATGCTGGCCCACCGCGAGATCCACCGCTATGCCGAAGCCAACCAGATGGCGGACGTGCCGCGCACCACGGTGGTCTGCTGCCTGGTGCAGCAGGGCCAGATCTACTGGGCCCACGCCGGCGACTCGCGCTATTACCTGCTGCGCAAGGGCCGGCTGCTGACGCGCACGCGCGACCACTCCAAGATCGAGAACCTGCTGCAGCAGGAGCGCGTGCTGCCGATGCACGTGGCCAACCACCCGGAGCGCAACAAGCTCTACAACTGCCTGGGCTCGCCCAACCTGCCGCTGATCGACCTGGGCGGCCCGGTGCGGCTGGAGCCGGGCGACGTGGCCCTGCTCTGCTCCGACGGCCTGTGGGGCGCACTGGAAGAGCCCGCGCTGGTGGACAAGCTGTCGCGCCTGTCGGTGGTGCAGGCGGTGCCGGCGCTGATCGAGCAGGCGCTGCAGAACGCCGGCGAAGGTGCCGACAACACCACCGGCATCGCCATGATGTGGGAACTGGACAGCAATGCGGCGGGACAGGATTCGGTCATGACCGACACCCTGCCGCTGAACGCCTTCACCACCTCGATCCTGGAGCGCACCGGCACTGATAGCGACCTGCTGTCCGAAGAGGAGATCGAGCGCTCGATCGCCGAGATCCGCGCCGCCATCGACAAGACCAGCAACCTGATGCGGTAA
- a CDS encoding outer membrane lipoprotein: MRIHSKKWLIVPVAAAAVLAGCAAPPYDSGYNTGYNAPPPGYQTPNTSQAPAGAVYYGRVESIEPITNTQNSSGLLGTVIGGAAGGLLGHQIGGGRGQTAATIGGAVVGAVAGNQIEKRAGSNTQTAYRVNVRLDDGRVATVTQSSLGNLQVGTRARVANDMATPY; this comes from the coding sequence ATGCGAATCCATAGCAAGAAATGGCTGATCGTTCCGGTGGCCGCAGCGGCTGTGCTGGCCGGTTGTGCCGCGCCGCCGTATGACAGCGGCTACAACACCGGCTACAACGCCCCGCCTCCGGGGTACCAGACTCCCAACACCTCGCAGGCCCCGGCTGGCGCGGTGTACTACGGCCGTGTGGAATCGATCGAACCGATCACCAACACGCAAAACAGCTCGGGCCTGCTTGGCACCGTGATCGGCGGTGCGGCCGGCGGCCTGCTGGGCCACCAGATCGGCGGCGGGCGCGGGCAGACCGCGGCGACCATCGGCGGTGCCGTGGTCGGCGCCGTGGCCGGCAACCAGATCGAGAAGCGCGCGGGCAGCAACACGCAGACCGCGTACCGCGTCAACGTGCGCCTGGATGATGGCCGCGTGGCCACGGTGACCCAGTCGAGCCTGGGCAACCTGCAGGTGGGCACGCGGGCGCGCGTGGCCAACGACATGGCAACGCCGTACTGA
- the rdgB gene encoding RdgB/HAM1 family non-canonical purine NTP pyrophosphatase, whose amino-acid sequence MQRLVLASNNAGKLREFGALLAPLGFDVVPQGELGIPEAEEPFATFVENALAKARHASRLAGLPALADDSGICVQALDGAPGVYSARYAQMAGQARSDAANNAHLVSQLAGKLNRHAHYYCVLVFVRHAEDPCPIIAEGLWHGEVVDAPRGAGGFGYDPHFLLPRLGKTAAELSPEEKNTVSHRAQALRALVARLQADAAETTTR is encoded by the coding sequence ATGCAACGCCTGGTACTGGCTTCCAACAACGCCGGCAAGCTGCGCGAATTCGGCGCGCTGCTGGCTCCGCTCGGCTTTGACGTGGTGCCCCAGGGCGAACTGGGCATTCCCGAGGCCGAAGAGCCCTTTGCCACCTTCGTCGAGAACGCGCTGGCCAAGGCCCGCCACGCCAGCCGGCTGGCCGGGCTGCCCGCGCTGGCCGACGATTCCGGCATCTGCGTGCAGGCGCTGGACGGCGCGCCCGGCGTCTATTCCGCGCGCTATGCGCAGATGGCCGGGCAGGCCAGGTCGGATGCCGCCAACAATGCGCACCTGGTCTCGCAACTGGCCGGCAAGCTGAACCGCCACGCACACTACTACTGCGTGCTGGTGTTCGTGCGCCACGCCGAAGACCCCTGCCCGATCATTGCCGAAGGCCTCTGGCACGGCGAGGTCGTCGACGCGCCGCGCGGCGCGGGCGGCTTTGGCTACGACCCGCACTTCCTGCTGCCGCGCCTGGGCAAGACAGCCGCCGAGCTGTCACCCGAAGAGAAGAACACGGTCAGCCACCGGGCCCAGGCGCTGCGCGCGCTGGTGGCACGGCTGCAGGCCGATGCCGCGGAAACCACCACCCGATGA
- the rph gene encoding ribonuclease PH, translating to MRPSGRAADALRSISLTRHYTRHAEGSVLCAFGDTKVLCTASVLAKVPPHKKGSGEGWVTAEYGMLPRATHTRSDREAARGKQTGRTQEIQRLIGRAMRSVFDLAALGEYTIHLDCDVLQADGGTRTAAITGAFVAAHDAVSTMLRDDLIAASPIRDHVAAVSVGMVDGVPVLDLDYAEDSNCDTDMNVVMTGSGGFVEVQGTAEGVPFSRADLDAMTRLAEAGIARLVQHQREALDLA from the coding sequence ATGCGACCCAGCGGCCGCGCAGCCGATGCGCTGCGTTCCATCAGCCTTACCCGCCACTACACCCGCCACGCTGAGGGCTCCGTCCTGTGTGCCTTTGGCGACACCAAGGTGCTTTGCACCGCCAGCGTGCTGGCCAAGGTGCCGCCGCACAAGAAAGGCAGCGGCGAAGGCTGGGTCACGGCCGAATACGGCATGCTGCCGCGCGCCACGCACACCCGCTCGGACCGCGAAGCCGCGCGCGGCAAGCAGACCGGCCGCACCCAGGAAATCCAGCGCCTGATCGGCCGCGCCATGCGCTCGGTGTTCGACCTGGCGGCGCTGGGCGAATACACCATCCACCTGGACTGCGACGTGCTGCAGGCCGACGGCGGCACCCGCACCGCGGCCATCACCGGCGCCTTCGTCGCCGCCCATGACGCGGTTTCGACCATGCTGCGCGACGACCTGATCGCCGCCAGCCCGATCCGCGACCATGTTGCCGCGGTCTCGGTCGGCATGGTCGACGGCGTGCCGGTGCTGGACCTGGACTACGCCGAGGACAGCAACTGCGACACCGACATGAACGTGGTCATGACCGGCAGCGGCGGCTTTGTCGAGGTGCAGGGCACCGCCGAAGGCGTGCCCTTCAGCCGCGCCGACCTGGACGCCATGACGCGCCTGGCCGAAGCCGGCATCGCCCGCCTGGTGCAGCACCAGCGCGAAGCGCTCGACCTGGCCTGA
- a CDS encoding serine/threonine protein kinase, whose protein sequence is MTEPKGTTQPKSAPLPVGTLLSNYRIVKKLASGGFSFVYLATDDTGAPVAIKEYLPASLARRNPGELIPVVPEENAAAFRLGLKYFFEEGRSLARISHPSVVRVVNFFRENSTVYMVMNYELGKTLQEHVLAARQQGGPKVLREHFMRKVFHDLMSGLREVHIHKLLHLDIKPGNIYLREDESPILLDFGAARQTLTMEAARFQPMYTPGFAAPELYGKHSDLGPWTDVYSLGATLYACMAGMPPQEANQREKEDRMGEALARLRSSYTNGLVDLVEWCLRLTPAERPQSVFRLQKELREQTNALGEQTLAPQTQAPAMAPAERPAATSRFLTLLRRRDEPVPGAGVD, encoded by the coding sequence ATGACAGAGCCAAAGGGCACGACACAACCGAAGAGTGCACCGCTGCCCGTCGGCACGCTGTTGTCCAACTATCGTATTGTAAAGAAGTTGGCCAGCGGGGGGTTCAGTTTCGTCTACCTGGCCACCGACGATACCGGCGCGCCGGTTGCCATCAAGGAATACCTGCCGGCGTCGCTGGCGCGGCGCAACCCGGGCGAACTCATCCCCGTGGTGCCCGAGGAAAACGCCGCCGCGTTCCGGCTGGGCCTGAAATACTTCTTTGAAGAGGGCCGCTCGCTGGCCCGCATCTCCCATCCCAGCGTAGTGCGCGTAGTGAATTTCTTCCGCGAGAATTCCACCGTCTACATGGTGATGAACTACGAGCTGGGCAAGACGCTGCAGGAGCACGTGCTGGCCGCCCGGCAGCAAGGCGGCCCCAAGGTGCTGCGCGAGCATTTCATGCGCAAGGTCTTCCACGACCTGATGAGCGGCCTGCGCGAGGTCCATATCCACAAGCTGCTGCACCTGGACATCAAGCCCGGCAACATCTACCTGCGCGAGGACGAATCCCCGATCCTGCTGGATTTTGGCGCCGCGCGGCAGACCCTGACGATGGAAGCGGCCCGCTTCCAGCCGATGTACACCCCCGGCTTTGCCGCGCCCGAGCTCTATGGCAAGCACTCCGACCTGGGCCCGTGGACCGATGTCTACAGCCTGGGCGCCACGCTCTACGCCTGCATGGCCGGCATGCCGCCGCAGGAAGCCAACCAGCGCGAAAAGGAAGACCGCATGGGCGAAGCCCTGGCGCGGCTGCGCAGCAGCTACACCAACGGGCTGGTGGACCTGGTCGAATGGTGCCTGCGGCTGACGCCGGCCGAGCGCCCGCAGAGCGTGTTCCGGCTGCAAAAGGAGTTGCGCGAGCAGACCAACGCCCTGGGCGAGCAGACGCTGGCGCCGCAGACGCAAGCCCCGGCCATGGCACCGGCGGAGCGGCCCGCGGCGACATCGCGCTTCCTGACCCTGCTGCGCCGGCGTGACGAACCCGTCCCCGGCGCGGGCGTCGACTGA
- a CDS encoding Fe2+-dependent dioxygenase: MMLQIPDVLSKAQVAQVRQVIDAAAWADGNETSGYQSALAKRNLQLPEGSPAARQVGDLIQDALGNNALFFSAALPLKVYPPLFNRYEGGHTFANHVDNAIRYLRGTSFRIRSDLSATLFLTEPEEYDGGELVIEDTYGQQRVKLPAGHMVLYPATSIHHVTPVTRGARVSSFFWIQSMVRDDGQRALLFELDARIRLVAQELGQAHESVIGLTGVYHNLLRRWADA, from the coding sequence ATGATGCTGCAGATTCCCGACGTACTGTCCAAGGCCCAGGTGGCGCAAGTCCGGCAAGTCATCGACGCGGCGGCGTGGGCCGACGGCAATGAGACCTCGGGTTACCAGTCGGCGCTGGCCAAGCGCAACCTGCAGTTACCGGAGGGCTCGCCGGCGGCGCGCCAGGTGGGCGACCTGATCCAGGACGCGCTCGGCAACAATGCGCTGTTCTTCTCGGCGGCGCTGCCGCTGAAGGTCTATCCGCCGCTGTTCAACCGCTATGAGGGCGGGCATACCTTTGCCAATCACGTCGACAACGCGATCCGCTACCTGCGCGGCACCAGCTTCCGCATCCGCAGCGACCTGTCGGCGACACTGTTCCTGACCGAGCCGGAGGAATACGACGGCGGCGAACTGGTGATCGAGGACACCTACGGCCAGCAGCGCGTGAAGCTGCCGGCCGGGCATATGGTGCTGTACCCGGCCACCAGCATCCACCACGTGACGCCGGTCACGCGCGGGGCGCGGGTGTCATCGTTCTTCTGGATCCAGAGCATGGTGCGCGACGATGGCCAGCGCGCGCTGCTGTTCGAGCTGGACGCACGTATCCGCTTGGTGGCGCAGGAGCTCGGCCAGGCGCATGAATCGGTGATCGGCCTGACCGGGGTCTATCACAACCTGCTGCGCCGCTGGGCGGACGCCTGA
- the greB gene encoding transcription elongation factor GreB — protein sequence MNKAFVKESSGDEDDDLPEGATPLPPGTKNYITADGYNRLRNELMQLIDVDRPDVVQIVSWAASNGDRSENGDYLYGKKRLREIDRRIRFLTRRLDKAEVVDASLQGDNDQIFFGATVTYANRAGEETTITIVGMDEVDLDSNHVSWISPIAKALIKAREGDTVALRTPAGVEQIDILEVRYPSPRGAE from the coding sequence ATGAACAAGGCATTTGTCAAAGAGTCGTCCGGCGACGAGGACGACGATCTCCCCGAAGGCGCAACGCCGCTACCTCCCGGCACCAAGAACTACATCACCGCCGATGGCTACAACCGCCTGCGCAATGAGCTGATGCAGCTGATCGACGTCGACCGGCCCGATGTGGTGCAGATCGTGTCGTGGGCAGCCTCCAATGGCGACCGCTCGGAGAATGGCGACTATCTCTATGGCAAGAAGCGGCTGCGCGAGATCGACCGCCGCATCCGCTTCCTGACGCGCCGCCTCGACAAGGCGGAAGTGGTCGACGCGTCCCTGCAGGGCGACAACGACCAGATTTTCTTCGGCGCCACCGTCACCTACGCCAATCGCGCCGGCGAAGAAACCACCATCACCATCGTCGGCATGGATGAAGTCGACCTGGACAGCAACCACGTGAGCTGGATCTCGCCGATCGCCAAGGCGCTGATCAAGGCGCGCGAAGGCGACACCGTGGCGTTGCGCACGCCGGCCGGGGTCGAGCAGATCGATATCCTGGAAGTCCGCTACCCGTCGCCGCGCGGCGCCGAGTAA
- the rpoZ gene encoding DNA-directed RNA polymerase subunit omega, producing the protein MARITVEDCLKHIPNRFELALAATYRARQLVQGHTPKVEAKDKPTVVALREIASGQVGIEMLKKVPT; encoded by the coding sequence ATGGCGCGTATTACCGTCGAAGATTGTCTGAAACACATTCCGAATCGCTTCGAGCTCGCGCTGGCGGCCACGTATCGTGCCCGTCAGCTGGTGCAGGGCCACACGCCCAAAGTCGAAGCAAAGGACAAGCCGACTGTGGTGGCACTGCGCGAGATCGCGTCGGGCCAGGTCGGCATCGAGATGCTGAAGAAGGTCCCGACCTGA
- the gmk gene encoding guanylate kinase → MSPTPQSAPHTAIDTVYPGNLFMVVAPSGAGKSTLVNKLLSQDPAIRLSISHTTRAPRPGEQDGREYHFVTVDAFRAARDRGDFLEWAEVHGNYYATSRVWIEQQMAQGNDVLLEIDWQGAQQVHQRFSNAVEIFILPPSLTALEERLKKRGQDEPNVIVRRLLAAGSEMAHASESDYVIINEVFDDALEQLRNVISATRLRFSSQKARHTELFIELGIH, encoded by the coding sequence ATGAGCCCAACGCCTCAATCCGCGCCCCACACTGCCATCGATACCGTCTACCCCGGCAACCTCTTCATGGTGGTGGCGCCGTCCGGAGCCGGCAAGTCGACGCTGGTCAACAAGCTGCTGTCGCAGGACCCGGCCATCCGCCTGTCGATCTCGCACACCACGCGCGCGCCGCGCCCGGGCGAGCAGGACGGGCGCGAATACCACTTCGTCACGGTCGACGCGTTCCGCGCTGCGCGCGATCGCGGCGACTTCCTGGAATGGGCCGAGGTCCACGGCAACTACTACGCGACCTCGCGCGTGTGGATCGAGCAGCAGATGGCGCAAGGCAACGACGTGCTGCTCGAGATCGACTGGCAGGGCGCGCAGCAGGTGCACCAGCGCTTTTCCAACGCGGTCGAGATCTTCATCCTGCCGCCGTCGCTGACGGCTCTGGAAGAGCGCCTGAAAAAGCGCGGCCAGGACGAGCCCAATGTGATCGTGCGCCGGCTGCTGGCGGCGGGCAGTGAAATGGCCCACGCCTCGGAGTCGGACTACGTCATCATCAACGAGGTCTTCGACGATGCTCTGGAGCAGTTGCGCAACGTGATCAGCGCCACGCGGCTGCGGTTTTCCTCGCAGAAAGCGCGGCATACGGAGCTGTTTATCGAGTTGGGCATCCACTGA
- a CDS encoding RelA/SpoT family protein yields the protein MNARTGAPNLPDPLGGDVVGERAVAPALAPGKARGAALQDELAAMQDVAPAADSLFIDAVLAQSYRHFFGPTSQPAVPPRQQVISITRLMEKLAYLKAPDLARVREAFQFSDEAHLGQYRQSGEPYITHPVAVAELCADWKLDVQSIMAALLHDVMEDQGITKSELAEKFGPKVAELVDGLTKLDKLEFQSREQAQAESFRKMLLAMARDVRVILVKLADRTHNMRTLDFVPPEKRRRIALETMEIYAPIAHRLGLNTIYRELQELSFKVGSPFRYATLEKAVKAARGNRREVVKRILEAAQKGLADAGIVAELSGREKTLYSIYRKMHDKQLSFSQVLDVYGFRVVVETQMHCYMAMGALHGLYKPMPGKFKDYIAIPKINGYQSLHTTLVGPFGTPVEFQIRTRDMHQIAEAGVAAHWMYKHQADHANDIQQQAHQWLQSLLDIQSQTGDSQEFLEHVKIDLFPDAVYVFTPKGHIRALPRGATALDFAYAVHSDLGNQCVAVKINNEMLPLRTELKSGDIVEVVTAPYSKPNPAWLSFVRTGKARAAIRHYLKTTKLDEAIQLGERLLEQSARQLGFELKAVPQSVWDRMVQWTGNKQREDIFADLALGRRVPAVVAKRMEILLQELSGDVDSALLAAVQTFAGEEAPAVPITGDEGMSMIFSACCRPIPGDSIVGYLGKGEGLQIHVQDCKIAKRLHSKDPEHWIDVMWAKKTTRAFDVSIKVMVRNVKGIVARVAADLTAADANVAHVAMEQQDAGHQEATYMQFIIQVQNRLHLANVMRGLRRNPDVIRIFRDRNDG from the coding sequence GTGAACGCGCGCACCGGCGCTCCCAATCTTCCCGATCCGCTCGGCGGCGATGTCGTCGGCGAACGTGCCGTCGCGCCCGCGCTGGCGCCGGGCAAGGCCAGGGGCGCGGCACTGCAGGACGAGCTGGCCGCGATGCAGGATGTGGCGCCGGCGGCTGACAGCCTGTTTATCGACGCAGTGCTGGCGCAGTCATACCGTCACTTCTTCGGCCCGACCTCGCAGCCGGCGGTGCCGCCGCGCCAGCAGGTCATCTCCATCACCCGGCTGATGGAGAAACTCGCGTACCTGAAGGCGCCCGACCTGGCGCGCGTGCGCGAGGCCTTCCAGTTTTCCGACGAAGCCCATCTGGGCCAGTACCGCCAGAGTGGTGAGCCCTACATCACCCATCCGGTGGCGGTGGCCGAGCTGTGCGCGGACTGGAAGCTGGATGTGCAGTCCATCATGGCGGCGCTGCTGCACGACGTGATGGAAGACCAGGGCATCACCAAGAGCGAGCTGGCCGAGAAATTCGGCCCCAAGGTCGCCGAACTGGTCGATGGCCTGACCAAATTGGACAAGCTCGAATTCCAGAGCCGCGAGCAGGCGCAGGCGGAGAGCTTCCGCAAGATGCTGCTGGCGATGGCGCGCGACGTGCGCGTGATCCTGGTGAAGCTGGCCGACCGTACGCACAACATGCGCACGCTCGACTTCGTGCCGCCGGAGAAACGCCGCCGTATCGCGTTGGAGACGATGGAGATCTATGCGCCGATCGCGCACCGTCTCGGTCTCAACACGATCTACCGCGAACTGCAGGAGTTGTCCTTCAAGGTCGGCTCGCCGTTCCGCTACGCCACGCTGGAGAAAGCCGTCAAGGCCGCGCGCGGCAACCGCCGCGAGGTGGTCAAGCGTATCCTGGAAGCCGCGCAGAAGGGGCTGGCCGATGCCGGCATCGTGGCCGAACTGTCCGGGCGCGAGAAAACGCTCTACAGCATCTACCGCAAGATGCACGACAAGCAGCTGTCGTTCTCGCAGGTGCTGGACGTATATGGTTTCCGCGTGGTGGTGGAAACGCAGATGCACTGCTACATGGCGATGGGCGCGCTGCACGGGCTGTACAAGCCCATGCCCGGCAAGTTCAAGGACTACATCGCCATCCCCAAGATCAACGGCTACCAGTCGCTGCACACCACGCTGGTGGGCCCGTTTGGCACGCCGGTGGAGTTCCAGATCCGCACGCGCGACATGCACCAGATCGCCGAGGCCGGCGTGGCTGCGCACTGGATGTACAAGCACCAGGCCGACCACGCCAACGATATTCAGCAGCAGGCGCACCAGTGGCTGCAGTCGCTGCTCGATATCCAGAGCCAGACCGGCGATTCGCAGGAATTCCTGGAGCACGTCAAGATCGACCTGTTCCCGGATGCGGTCTACGTGTTCACGCCCAAGGGCCATATCCGCGCGCTGCCGCGCGGCGCCACCGCGCTGGACTTTGCCTACGCGGTGCACAGCGATCTGGGCAACCAGTGCGTTGCGGTCAAGATCAACAACGAGATGTTGCCGCTGCGCACCGAGCTCAAGAGCGGCGATATCGTCGAGGTGGTGACGGCGCCATACTCCAAGCCCAATCCGGCGTGGCTGTCGTTCGTGCGCACCGGCAAGGCGCGCGCGGCGATCCGCCACTACCTGAAGACCACCAAGCTCGACGAAGCCATCCAGCTCGGCGAGCGCCTGCTGGAACAGTCGGCGCGCCAGCTCGGCTTCGAGCTCAAGGCGGTGCCGCAGTCGGTGTGGGACCGCATGGTCCAGTGGACCGGCAACAAGCAGCGCGAAGACATCTTTGCCGACCTGGCACTGGGCCGGCGTGTGCCGGCGGTGGTGGCCAAGCGCATGGAGATCCTGCTGCAGGAGCTGTCCGGCGATGTCGACAGCGCGCTGCTGGCGGCGGTGCAGACCTTTGCCGGCGAAGAAGCGCCCGCGGTGCCGATCACCGGCGACGAAGGCATGTCGATGATCTTCTCGGCGTGCTGCCGCCCGATCCCGGGCGATTCGATCGTCGGCTACCTGGGCAAGGGCGAAGGGCTGCAGATCCACGTGCAGGACTGCAAGATCGCCAAGCGCCTGCACAGCAAGGATCCTGAGCACTGGATCGACGTGATGTGGGCCAAGAAGACCACGCGCGCCTTCGATGTATCGATCAAGGTGATGGTGCGCAACGTCAAGGGCATCGTCGCGCGCGTGGCGGCCGACCTGACCGCCGCCGATGCCAACGTGGCGCACGTGGCCATGGAGCAGCAGGACGCCGGCCACCAGGAAGCCACCTATATGCAGTTCATCATCCAGGTACAGAACCGCCTGCACCTGGCCAACGTGATGCGCGGGCTGCGCCGCAACCCCGACGTCATCCGCATCTTCCGCGACCGCAACGACGGCTGA
- the hemW gene encoding radical SAM family heme chaperone HemW, translating to MIPIVPVSASVPVDSKQLWLKPGQISLPGSPPLSLYVHIPWCVRKCPYCDFNSHAAPGADNHEIPEDIYLDALRADLEQSLPLVWGRPVHTVFIGGGTPSLLSAAGMDRLLSDIRALLPLDADAEITMEANPGTFEADKFASYRASGINRLSIGIQSFNDRHLQALGRIHGGAEARKAIDIAQASFDNINLDLMYALPGQTLDECRQDVETALSYGTTHLSLYHLTLEPNTLFARFPPALPDDDSAYEMQDWIEARTAEAGYRHYETSAYAKPHREARHNLNYWRFGDYLGIGAGAHGKLSFPHRILRQMRHKHPATYMERALAGNAVQEARDVGADELPFEFMLNALRLTDGVPASSFHDYTGLPLHTISKQLAEAEKKGLLEADLTTIRPTELGRRFLNDLQEMFLKD from the coding sequence ATGATCCCGATCGTACCGGTCTCCGCGTCCGTGCCCGTGGACAGCAAGCAGCTCTGGCTCAAGCCCGGGCAGATCAGCCTGCCCGGCTCGCCACCGCTGTCGCTGTACGTGCATATCCCGTGGTGCGTGCGCAAGTGCCCGTATTGCGATTTCAACTCGCACGCCGCGCCCGGCGCCGACAACCACGAGATCCCGGAAGACATCTACCTGGACGCGCTGCGCGCGGACCTGGAGCAATCGCTGCCGCTGGTGTGGGGCCGGCCGGTGCATACGGTCTTTATCGGCGGCGGCACGCCCAGCCTGCTGTCGGCAGCGGGTATGGACCGGCTACTGTCGGATATCCGCGCGCTGCTGCCGCTGGACGCCGACGCCGAGATCACGATGGAGGCCAACCCCGGCACCTTCGAGGCCGACAAGTTCGCCAGCTACCGCGCCAGCGGCATCAACCGGCTGTCGATCGGCATCCAGAGCTTCAACGACCGGCACCTGCAGGCGCTCGGCCGCATCCACGGCGGTGCCGAGGCGCGCAAGGCGATCGACATCGCCCAGGCCAGCTTCGACAACATCAACCTGGACCTGATGTACGCCCTGCCCGGCCAGACGCTGGATGAATGCCGGCAGGATGTGGAAACCGCGCTGTCGTACGGCACCACGCACCTGTCGCTGTACCACCTGACGCTGGAGCCCAACACGCTGTTCGCCAGGTTCCCGCCCGCGCTGCCGGACGACGACAGCGCGTACGAGATGCAGGACTGGATTGAAGCGCGCACGGCCGAGGCCGGCTACCGGCACTACGAAACTTCGGCGTACGCAAAGCCGCATCGCGAGGCGCGCCACAACCTGAACTACTGGCGCTTCGGCGACTACCTCGGCATCGGCGCCGGCGCGCACGGCAAGCTGTCGTTCCCGCATCGGATACTGCGCCAGATGCGGCACAAGCATCCGGCCACCTACATGGAGCGGGCACTGGCCGGCAATGCCGTGCAGGAAGCGCGCGATGTCGGCGCCGACGAATTGCCGTTCGAGTTCATGCTCAACGCCCTGCGCCTGACCGACGGCGTGCCGGCATCAAGCTTCCACGACTACACCGGGCTGCCGCTGCATACCATCAGCAAGCAGCTGGCCGAGGCGGAAAAGAAAGGGCTGCTGGAAGCGGACCTGACCACCATCCGCCCCACCGAGCTGGGCCGGCGCTTCCTCAACGACCTGCAGGAGATGTTCCTGAAGGACTGA